Within the Pseudomonadota bacterium genome, the region AGGCCGTCCAGATCTGGTGATCCACCTCCGCGAAATGGTGCTCGTGATGAACCAGGGCGTAGTGAGCCCGGGTGATGTGGGGTGTGGGACGCACGTTGGCCGGTACGATTCCATCGCGCTGAAGCATGCGCCACGCTTGGACAGTGGTATCGCAGAGAAAGACACGGCCACCGTTGGGCAGACGCTGCTTGAGCAGTCCGGCTATCGAGCCCGTGGTGAAGCCCCAAAACTGCCGATTCATGCCGAGGTCGGCGGCCGCGGGCGCACCGCCGAACGCGGCGCTGTAGTGAGAAAGTCCAAACGGATGCGAGTGGGCCGTCTCCACGAGCGCTGGGGCGAGCAGGATGCAGCCAAGCCCGGCCGGCGCTGCGCGTCGCAGCAGGCCGCGTGCACCGCTGCGCGGCGGGAGATCAAGCCTAGCGGGCGATCGGGGTTGTAGCGAAGCTTGGGCGAGCATCCGAGGCGTGCTCTCGGTGTCGAGCGGCAGCCTCGCAAGCACCGCGTCGCACAGGCGCGAGAAGGCGAGCCCGCCGAACAGCACGAGAAAGGGGTAGGCCGTGATCCAGTGCTTGGTGCCTCCAAAGATCGGAGTGAAGGGAAGCGAAATTACGAGCAGCGGTGCCAGCAAGGACCCGAACAACAGCACGCTGCTTTCGCGAGGGTCGCGTGCAAGCCACGCGCGATCGCTGGTCTTCCTCATGAAGCTCGGCCATAGCGCTCGGCGCTCGAGCACGATCCCCGTCACGCACAACGCCACCGTGGTCAGCGGCAAGGTAAGCAGGCTCATCACCCAGGGGAAGCTCATGGGAAACGGAGGGCGGAAGTGGTTCACGCCGAAATAGGCCATGTTGTAGTAGACGTGGTGCAGGTGAAACGCGGCGTAGTCCTGCACGCGCACCAGGGTGTCGTGCCAGATCCAAGGCCAGCTGGCCACGAAGATCAGCGGGCCCAGGATCGCCATGAAAAGCAGCCAGTACGGCACGATGCTCTGTTGAGCACCGCTCTGTTGAATGCCGCCGCCCTGTTGAATGCCGCCGCCCTGTCCGACGCCGCCGCTCTGTCGAATGCCGCCGCTCTGTTGAATGCCGCCGCCCAGGCGACGAGCGCGCAGCTCGGCAACGCACACCCACGAGAAATGAACGAGCAAGACGCCCGGCACGATCCACGCGTTGTGCTTGGTGGCGAGGGCCAATCCAAAAAGCAGGCCGCACAACACCGCCCACGCTCGCGAGGCCAAAGAGCGCCAGTAGGCGTACGTCACCGCCAGCACCAGCAGCGTGATGGGCACGTCGAACGCCATGAGGTGGGCGTGGTAGAAGGGCCTCGGCAGCAGCGCGTAGGCAAAAGCGGCGAACAAGCCGGTTCGGCGGTTCTCCAGCCGAGCTCCGAACGTGTACAGGAGCCACACGGTGAGCGCCGCACTCAGCATGCCCGGGAAGCGAAACGCCAACGAGTCACTTGGAAACAGGTGCCAGGTGCGTTGCGCAAGGTGGCTAAGCGCGAACAGCGCCTTGAAGAGCGGGGGGTGCTCGTGGTTGTAGCTCCAGAAGCGATCTATCACTTCTCTCGTGAGCGCGTGCTCGGGCTGCTTGAAGAGCAGGCCAAACCAGGAGGCGTAGCGCTCGGCCGCGACCACATAAAAGCCCTCGTCGCGCGCCATCGCCAGCTCATCCGCGCTGAGCGTCAGGACGGCCAGATAGCCGAGACACAGCACCAGTCCGGTCGCGTGCCCGCGAACGCCGAGCCCGGGCGATCTACTCACCGAGCCCCTCCGCTCCCCTGCGTTTACCCGCCGCAGCCGCGTTCGAGCGCGCCTGCCCGCGCATCGAGGCCGCCCAACAGAAACTACGATGGTAGGGTCTCGGCGCGGTCACCTCGATGGCGATCCGGGCGTGCGTTCGACCCACCTGCGCCTCGAGCGGCACTTCAAGGCGTTTCCACCCGTCGCCGTCCTGGTGGATCATGCGACCCACGTCGGCGTCGTCCACGAACAGCCTCACGTGCACGGGACCGCCCCTTCTCTTGCGTTCGTGGTGGTAGTACAGACCGCCGTAGAGCACGAGCGCGTCGCCCAAGAGGACGTCGTCGAAGCTGACACGCACGGGCCGCTTTCCGGCGGGGTGCTGCCAAACGCAATAGCGCGGTTTGAGGTTCAAGTCCTCCATGACGATGGGGGCGACCCAGAGCCAGGGGCGCTTTGGATCGCACGCAAAGTGCTCGGGTGGACGCAGCGAGTCCTTACCGAGGCCGCCGCCTCGTGCGGCTCGCGCGCGCACCCAGGGGCAGTCGTGCCGCCCCCCGCGCGACTCCATGCTTACCCGCGCCGCGCGCAGGTGCTCGGCGAAGTCGTAGAGCACCCGAGGCTCCGGCAGCGCCCAGCGTTCGACGGTTACCTTGCCCACACGCTGGCGAAGCTCGGGCGCTGCAGCGGGTGCTTCTTCGGCGCGCGCCCCGCGCACGGACAGCGACCAGAGCCTGCGGTAGCGCGACAGGTCGCTGCGACCCGCGTCAGGCAGGTCGATCTTGTCACCGATGGACCAACGGACCAGCGGATCGGTCCAGGCGGGTGCCGCTACGATTAGATCGCCCGGTCTATGGCGAGCGCGCACGAACTCCGCGGCAGCCAGCCAGTCGCTGTCCGCGACCACTTGACGCAGTGCCGCCGGCTGCGCCAGGAGCTCCGCCACGGCGAGCAGCAACAGCAAGCACCAAAAGGCGCCGTCTGCGCCGGAGCGCACTTGGCTCGACCTGTCCGGAGTTTCGGGACGGGCACCAATCAACGTTCTGCTAGAAGTACGAGCTGATGCCGTAGGCCCGCTGAACCTCGATCAAGTAGTCGAGAAACGACTCGTCGCGTTCGATATCGCGTTGCAGCTCGTCGAGGTGCGCGCGCTCCTCGGGGGAGGGCTGGGGCTGGGCGCTCAACGCTTGCAGCCGCTCCTGCCGGTCGTACAGCCGCCTCAACAGCTCGAAGCCAACCTGTTCCTCCGGCGTCTTGGCTTCCAATTCGGACTTCACCGAAACAGCGACATACGAAGTGTGGAGTCTGTCCGAACCGTAGATGATGTAGTCCGGCTCGCTGCAGCCCGCCTGGCCATAGAAGCAGGTGGGCGTGCCGTCACGTCGTTCGGCCGGCAGCTTGTGCCCATCGCCGCTGCCGAGCTTGAAGACCGACAGCTGCTGCTCGAACGTGGTATCGAAGTAGACCGGAAAGAAGGCCAGCGCGGTGATGGTCGCCCAGTCGCGCAGCACCTCGGCATCCGTGCCGTCGATCGCCGGCTCAGGATAGACCTGGTCCTGGCTGGCGCGGCAGGCGACCGGCTCTCCCGCATCGAAGCAAGCCCCGAAGACCTGGCCCCGGTAGGTGTCGAGGTAGGTCAGCTGAGCCCCCTCGGGGGTGAGTACGGCCCTCGGGGCATACTGCCGGGGATCGCGCAGGACAAAGCCCCCGAGCAGCTCGCTGGTTTCCTGCGGAAACAGGTCGTGGAAACTGATGAAGAACCGTTCGTCGTAACGGAAGTTCAGGCCCCAGTCTCGATTCGCAATGGCGAAGATCGCGACCATCTTGTCGAAGAACGTGCCTGCACGTTCGGTGCGGAAGAAGCCGTTGAGACCGTCCTGGTAGGTCGACCAAAGGTGAAAGCCCTGACCCGGCTCCAGGCTCAGATCGGCTCCGGCAAGCCCCGGTTTGGAGCTGATCTTCCGGTACAGGTTGGCCGTTGGGTCGAGCCGGTAGGATCCCACATCGGGCATGCTGGCCAGCTGCGCGAGCCAGTTGAGCGCATCTACGGATGCAAACAGCTGATCGTTCAGGCCCAAGGGTCCCGTGTCGCTCTGAAAGCCTTCCTCGTAAAAGAGCCTGAAAAACAAGTGCTGATAGATTTTCGTGGCATCGACGATCCAGCTGGTTGCCTGGCCGGAAACCGGACCGCCGCGACGGTAGTTGCGGAAGTAGGTGCGCGGATAGTTCTCTTCCCACAAGCGGCGGTAGTGATCGATCACCTCGCGAAACGACTCACCGGCGTCGTGGCGCGAGCACCACGACAGGTCGTTGGTGCGGTCATCGGCACAAAACAGGTAGCGGACGGGGTAGAAGGACGGTACGGGATCGGTGCGGACGTCGCGGTAGGCGAGACCGTCCACGTAGTCCTCGAAATCGTCGTAGAAGTTCGAGCACAGGCAGTCGCGGTCGCCTCGCCCGGGGTTGCAGGCACGCCTCTGTTCCGCGAAAAGGGGGTTTCGCAGCCGAGGATTGGCGACGCAGCGCTGGTAGACCGCCTGGTCATCGGCCAGATTCGAGCGCTTGACGCTGTGGGGACAGTGCAGGTTTTCCTCGCAGGCTTCGCCGCCCCGGTAGTAGGTCCACAAGGTGCGGCCGACCTGATCGCTCCTTAGCAAACCGTCAAGCGTGGAGCTCGGGTCGTCTTCGACCGGATAG harbors:
- a CDS encoding glycosyltransferase family 39 protein translates to MSRSPGLGVRGHATGLVLCLGYLAVLTLSADELAMARDEGFYVVAAERYASWFGLLFKQPEHALTREVIDRFWSYNHEHPPLFKALFALSHLAQRTWHLFPSDSLAFRFPGMLSAALTVWLLYTFGARLENRRTGLFAAFAYALLPRPFYHAHLMAFDVPITLLVLAVTYAYWRSLASRAWAVLCGLLFGLALATKHNAWIVPGVLLVHFSWVCVAELRARRLGGGIQQSGGIRQSGGVGQGGGIQQGGGIQQSGAQQSIVPYWLLFMAILGPLIFVASWPWIWHDTLVRVQDYAAFHLHHVYYNMAYFGVNHFRPPFPMSFPWVMSLLTLPLTTVALCVTGIVLERRALWPSFMRKTSDRAWLARDPRESSVLLFGSLLAPLLVISLPFTPIFGGTKHWITAYPFLVLFGGLAFSRLCDAVLARLPLDTESTPRMLAQASLQPRSPARLDLPPRSGARGLLRRAAPAGLGCILLAPALVETAHSHPFGLSHYSAAFGGAPAAADLGMNRQFWGFTTGSIAGLLKQRLPNGGRVFLCDTTVQAWRMLQRDGIVPANVRPTPHITRAHYALVHHEHHFAEVDHQIWTAYGRVQPVHVLTYDGVPIISIYENPYLVR